Proteins encoded in a region of the Ornithodoros turicata isolate Travis chromosome 3, ASM3712646v1, whole genome shotgun sequence genome:
- the LOC135388806 gene encoding acidic mammalian chitinase-like, with the protein MKAAVVAYLVCVCTFAARRVYSVTNNDSGPHSLSRVCYYAPGSPSPSPTDLDPMLCTHIIFGFADVGKNNTLIPTHPDDVSKYVKLTGLKNINPDLKVMLSVGGGGYGSPFSRMANSSESRHTFLSSAAHLLRNYNFDGLDIDWEFPAKSERENLVLLLKEARKVLNHLLLSVAVASTETIIDTAYDVPGLAMYVNFINLMSYDYHVYQPYLPFTGHNSPLFHRKVEQGYFSTLNTAWSAEYWASSGMPRNKIMVGIPTYARTFTLLDPADHGFDAPVSGIGPGGGSVGYPWVCDFLRNKSTSVFDDESQVPYAYKDTTWVAYDTFASIRSKVIWVKARQFAGVMTFDLCNDDTTGSCNQGKFPLHNMIAKMLT; encoded by the exons GCCCACATTCCCTCAGCAGAGTGTGCTACTACGCTCCCGGATCACCTTCCCCATCCCCGACGGATCTGGATCCGATGCTGTGCACTCACATAATCTTCGGCTTTGCGGACGTTGGGAAGAACAACACGCTCATCCCGACGCACCCGGATGACGTCAGCAAATACGTCAAACTCACTGGGCTCAAGAACATCAATCCCGATCTCAAAGTGATGCTATCTGTTGGGGGCGGAGGTTATGGCAGCCCTTTTAGCAGGATGGCCAACAGTTCTGAAAGCAGACATAC TTTCCTCTCATCTGCTGCCCATCTGCTTCGAAACTATAACTTCGATGGCCTCGACATTGACTGGGAGTTTCCAGCTAAATCAGAGAGAGAAAACCTGGTCCTGCTGTTAAAG GAAGCCAGAAAGGTTCTCAACCACCTTCTACTTTCAGTTGCTGTGGCTTCCACAGAAACCATAATTGACACAGCCTACGACGTTCCTGGTCTGGCAAT GTACGTCAATTTTATCAACCTGATGTCGTATGACTACCATGTGTATCAGCCATATCTGCCATTTACGGGACACAACAGTCCACTTTTCCATCGTAAAGTAGAGCAGGGGTATTTCTCTACTTTGAATACG GCATGGTCTGCGGAATATTGGGCGTCGAGCGGGATGCCTCGTAACAAGATAATGGTCGGCATTCCGACATACGCACGGACATTTACGCTGCTCGATCCCGCCGACCATGGATTTGACGCTCCCGTTTCAGGGATTGGACCTGGTGGCGGAAGCGTGGGCTATCCATGG GTTTGTGACTTTCTCCGGAACAAAAGCACATCAGTATTTGATGATGAGAGCCAAGTTCCGTACGCTTACAAGGACACCACTTGGGTTGCCTATGACACTTTTGCGAGTATTCGTTCAAAA GTCATCTGGGTCAAAGCACGGCAGTTTGCTGGTGTCATGACTTTTGACCTTTGCAATGATGACACAACTGGTTCATGCAACCAAGGAAAATTTCCACTGCATAATATGATTGCCAAGATGCTTACGTAA